The following proteins are encoded in a genomic region of Flammeovirga pectinis:
- a CDS encoding type I restriction enzyme HsdR N-terminal domain-containing protein — protein sequence MQDLNLPKSKVRLEQKEGKTYIFDPIRKKMLLLTPEEWVRQQFLQMLLSMGISKGLVGIEGGLKVNKIQKRADLLIFDRGGAPFLLIECKAPSIKLSNETFKQVAAYNATIKAPYIGITNGLQHYFCAINFENSSYDFLKEIPLPEYVKQHDKNSNDK from the coding sequence ATGCAAGACTTAAATTTGCCAAAATCTAAGGTGCGTTTAGAACAAAAAGAGGGTAAAACATATATTTTTGATCCAATCAGAAAAAAAATGTTGTTACTTACTCCAGAAGAATGGGTAAGGCAACAATTTTTACAGATGTTACTTTCCATGGGCATATCTAAAGGGTTAGTTGGTATTGAAGGTGGATTGAAAGTTAATAAAATTCAGAAAAGAGCCGATCTATTAATTTTTGATAGAGGAGGAGCTCCTTTTTTATTAATAGAATGTAAAGCACCTTCTATTAAATTGAGTAATGAAACTTTTAAACAAGTTGCCGCATATAATGCAACAATAAAAGCTCCTTACATTGGTATAACAAATGGCTTACAACATTATTTTTGTGCTATAAATTTCGAAAATTCTTCTTATGATTTTCTAAAAGAGATACCTTTACCGGAGTATGTTAAACAACATGATAAAAATTCGAATGATAAATAA
- a CDS encoding DUF4465 domain-containing protein, with translation MINKSLYTFLLIPLFFSCGVNKESGPRLEVTILQPRVDPTTAQALLLKGQKFVYESKTIGADKDSYKWEVDNQVIGTSLLTDSISYDTEGVKQARFSVSNVAFDAYAEIEVLIVKYMAFFDDLTLSDNSYWVGDATDGSSTTFTTGNVVLPNTSPKVDGDNSDDFYNFGYSNISESSATDYEKYGAYLRVPSGSNYGLARMKQSDPTMNLIFDTELYPVSISIANSPLVVTAAETLFENGDTYILEIRGINSANEQTKELASFTLITGGAESTTAVNKWTKLDLDTLGKVKGLNFTINCTKKDEDTGALDLEAKFCLDNLLLVESEQNFNPN, from the coding sequence ATGATAAATAAAAGTCTATATACATTTCTGTTAATACCTCTATTTTTTAGTTGTGGCGTCAATAAAGAATCAGGCCCTCGTTTAGAGGTTACCATCCTTCAACCTAGAGTTGATCCTACAACGGCACAAGCTCTACTACTTAAAGGACAGAAATTTGTGTACGAAAGTAAAACTATAGGAGCAGATAAAGACAGCTATAAATGGGAAGTAGATAACCAAGTTATAGGTACTTCTTTACTTACTGACAGTATTTCTTATGATACCGAAGGTGTAAAACAAGCAAGATTTTCTGTTTCTAATGTAGCATTTGATGCTTATGCTGAAATAGAAGTATTAATTGTTAAATACATGGCCTTTTTTGATGACTTAACGCTTAGCGATAATTCATACTGGGTAGGAGACGCTACAGATGGTTCTTCAACTACTTTTACAACAGGTAATGTAGTTTTACCAAATACATCTCCAAAAGTAGATGGGGACAATTCAGATGATTTTTATAATTTCGGCTATTCAAATATCTCAGAATCGTCAGCTACCGATTATGAAAAATACGGTGCTTATCTTAGAGTACCATCTGGTAGTAATTATGGACTTGCTAGAATGAAGCAAAGCGACCCTACCATGAATCTTATTTTTGATACAGAACTATACCCTGTAAGTATTTCTATTGCAAATAGCCCACTAGTTGTTACAGCTGCAGAAACACTTTTTGAAAATGGTGATACATACATTTTAGAAATTCGCGGAATTAATAGTGCTAACGAACAAACTAAAGAACTTGCTAGTTTTACATTAATTACTGGAGGAGCTGAAAGTACAACAGCCGTAAATAAATGGACTAAATTAGACTTAGATACTTTAGGTAAAGTGAAAGGTTTAAATTTTACAATCAATTGTACTAAAAAAGATGAAGATACTGGAGCATTAGATCTAGAAGCTAAATTCTGTCTGGATAACTTATTATTAGTTGAATCTGAACAAAACTTCAACCCAAATTAA
- a CDS encoding ABC transporter ATP-binding protein, producing the protein MLKIENLVKSFTTDNGSLDIIKDISFTINHGESVAIVGASGSGKTTLLGLAAGLDIPTSGKVFIDDVDLTLLSEDDKADVRNQKIGFIFQNFQLLPSLTALENVMTPLELQGKSNIKKHALDILEDVGLKGREKHYPTQLSGGEQQRVALARAFVSNPKILFADEPTGNLDDKTSAHVENLLFRMNKENNTTLVIVTHDPLLAKKADRVIVVKDGKIKTD; encoded by the coding sequence ATGCTTAAAATAGAAAATTTAGTAAAATCATTTACTACAGATAATGGCTCTCTCGATATAATAAAAGACATTTCTTTTACAATTAATCACGGTGAGTCTGTAGCTATTGTAGGCGCTTCTGGCTCAGGAAAGACTACATTATTAGGTTTAGCTGCTGGTTTAGATATTCCTACATCTGGAAAGGTTTTTATAGATGATGTAGACCTAACTTTATTATCAGAAGATGATAAAGCTGATGTTAGGAATCAAAAAATTGGTTTTATTTTCCAAAATTTCCAGCTTCTACCTTCACTAACTGCTTTAGAAAATGTAATGACCCCTCTAGAATTACAGGGCAAATCAAACATAAAAAAACATGCTCTTGATATATTAGAAGATGTTGGTTTAAAAGGAAGAGAAAAACATTACCCAACTCAGCTTTCTGGTGGCGAACAACAAAGAGTAGCCCTAGCTAGAGCATTTGTTAGCAATCCAAAAATTTTATTTGCAGATGAACCTACAGGTAATTTAGATGACAAAACAAGTGCTCATGTAGAAAACCTCCTTTTTAGAATGAATAAGGAAAATAACACAACACTAGTGATTGTTACACATGACCCTCTCTTAGCTAAAAAAGCAGATAGAGTAATTGTAGTAAAAGACGGAAAGATTAAGACTGATTAA
- a CDS encoding DMT family transporter produces MKKVSKIQAHLFLLAASVIYGCNFIISKIAMPEFIGPKAFIFLRILGGAFLFYLLHAFTVKEKVTDKKDYIRLFFAGMFGACFNQLIFFEGLAKTSSINASVIVVSSPVIVLICSAIFLKEKVNIKKVIGIALGLSGAVLMIGLNGIAFHSGSVEGDIMVLINACFYSIYLVITKPLLAKYHPFTLMKWVFLFAIPIVALITWKDVEQTNWVEIPSHIWLSISYVVIGNTFLAYLFYAIAMQTVNASTASFYIYFQPMIAGFIAVFFLNEELKAVQIIAAVFIFLGVYLISGKKKKINQS; encoded by the coding sequence ATGAAAAAAGTATCTAAAATTCAGGCTCACCTCTTTTTATTAGCGGCGTCGGTTATTTATGGATGTAATTTTATAATTTCTAAAATTGCTATGCCCGAATTTATAGGGCCTAAAGCCTTTATATTTTTACGTATTTTAGGTGGAGCATTTCTATTTTATTTATTGCATGCCTTTACGGTAAAAGAGAAAGTAACAGACAAGAAAGATTATATAAGACTTTTTTTTGCAGGTATGTTTGGAGCCTGTTTTAATCAATTAATATTTTTTGAAGGATTAGCAAAAACGAGTTCAATAAACGCATCTGTAATTGTAGTCTCCTCTCCTGTTATTGTATTAATATGTTCAGCTATTTTTCTTAAAGAAAAAGTAAACATTAAAAAAGTAATAGGTATTGCTTTAGGGCTTAGTGGTGCAGTATTAATGATTGGTTTAAATGGTATCGCTTTCCATTCAGGCTCTGTTGAAGGAGATATTATGGTATTAATAAACGCCTGTTTTTACAGTATTTATTTAGTAATTACAAAACCATTATTGGCTAAATATCATCCTTTTACATTAATGAAGTGGGTGTTTTTGTTTGCAATACCCATAGTAGCATTAATTACTTGGAAAGATGTTGAACAAACCAATTGGGTAGAGATTCCATCACATATATGGTTATCTATTAGTTATGTAGTAATTGGAAATACATTTTTAGCATACCTGTTCTATGCAATTGCTATGCAGACTGTGAATGCAAGTACTGCTAGTTTTTATATTTACTTTCAACCAATGATAGCGGGTTTTATAGCTGTATTTTTCTTAAATGAAGAGTTGAAAGCTGTACAAATAATAGCAGCTGTCTTTATATTTTTAGGAGTGTATTTGATTAGTGGAAAGAAGAAGAAAATTAATCAGTCTTAA
- a CDS encoding cytochrome b5 domain-containing protein translates to MEKYTRAQLALRNGEDKDEIWVAYKGKIYDMTNSRLWRNGKHYEHWAGQDLTPEMKDAPHTEFVFDKFEPFAELED, encoded by the coding sequence ATGGAAAAGTACACTAGAGCACAATTAGCATTAAGAAACGGCGAAGATAAAGATGAAATATGGGTTGCCTATAAAGGTAAAATATATGATATGACAAACTCTCGTCTTTGGAGAAACGGTAAACATTACGAACATTGGGCTGGACAAGATCTTACACCAGAAATGAAAGATGCGCCTCATACAGAATTTGTATTTGATAAGTTTGAACCTTTTGCTGAGTTGGAAGATTAA
- the lipA gene encoding lipoyl synthase — MIELPVISSEKKEKPKRRPDWLRVKLPIGKEYANVRKLVDQHKLNTICQSGNCPNMGECWGEGTATFMILGNICTRGCSFCAVATGRPTEYDTEEPARVADAIFKMEVKHAVITSVNRDELKDRGAEIWYQTVIETKKISPSTTIETLIPDTRKNWDALYRMIEGGQEVISHNMETVKELYRAVRPQGNYERSLEHIKRIVDEGRRSKTGIMLGLGETDDQVFKIMDDLAERGLHVMTLGQYLQPTKMHHEVIEYIHPDKFDFFREEGLKRGIKYVESGPLVRSSYHAERHVNVPIK; from the coding sequence ATGATAGAACTACCAGTAATCTCTTCGGAGAAAAAAGAAAAGCCTAAACGTAGGCCAGATTGGTTGCGTGTGAAGTTACCTATCGGGAAAGAATATGCAAACGTACGTAAGTTGGTAGATCAGCATAAGTTGAATACAATTTGCCAAAGCGGTAATTGCCCTAACATGGGTGAGTGCTGGGGCGAAGGTACTGCGACTTTTATGATTTTAGGAAATATATGTACACGTGGATGTTCATTCTGTGCAGTAGCCACAGGTAGACCAACTGAGTACGATACTGAAGAACCTGCTCGTGTTGCTGACGCCATCTTTAAGATGGAAGTGAAACATGCGGTAATTACTTCGGTAAACAGAGATGAGTTAAAAGATAGAGGTGCAGAAATTTGGTATCAAACAGTAATTGAGACTAAAAAAATATCTCCATCAACTACTATAGAAACTCTTATTCCTGATACACGTAAAAATTGGGATGCTCTTTACAGAATGATCGAGGGTGGTCAAGAAGTAATATCGCACAACATGGAAACAGTAAAAGAACTGTACCGTGCTGTACGTCCGCAAGGAAACTATGAGCGTTCTCTAGAACATATCAAACGTATTGTAGATGAAGGTCGTCGTTCTAAAACAGGTATTATGCTTGGTTTAGGAGAAACTGATGATCAAGTGTTTAAAATTATGGATGATCTTGCAGAAAGAGGTCTTCATGTTATGACATTAGGTCAGTACCTACAGCCTACAAAAATGCACCATGAAGTAATTGAGTATATCCACCCAGATAAATTTGATTTCTTTAGAGAAGAAGGTTTAAAAAGAGGTATCAAATATGTTGAATCTGGCCCATTAGTACGTTCATCTTATCATGCTGAACGTCACGTAAATGTTCCAATCAAATAA
- a CDS encoding NifU family protein: MENSTTSGRPKQNITIYTEANPNPNSMKFMLSFMLLKGGESYDFPSVKEAEVSPLAKEIFEKFDIVDRIFYMSNFITITKKDDTIAWMEVIPQFKEFLLEYFEAEKPIFEDVDETIIEAADSEAIKKIKGVLDEYIKPAVEMDGGAIKFHSFDEESGVVKVLLQGACSGCPSSTFTLKMSIENLLKRMVPQVTEVVAEGV; this comes from the coding sequence ATGGAAAATTCAACAACTTCGGGCAGACCAAAGCAGAATATAACGATATACACAGAGGCTAATCCAAACCCTAATTCTATGAAATTCATGTTGAGTTTCATGTTATTAAAGGGAGGCGAAAGCTATGATTTCCCAAGTGTAAAAGAAGCAGAAGTTTCTCCTCTTGCAAAAGAGATTTTTGAGAAATTCGATATCGTAGATCGTATCTTCTACATGAGTAATTTTATTACTATTACTAAAAAAGACGATACTATTGCATGGATGGAGGTTATTCCTCAGTTTAAAGAATTTCTTTTAGAATACTTTGAGGCTGAAAAACCAATCTTTGAGGATGTTGACGAAACAATTATCGAAGCAGCAGACTCTGAAGCAATCAAAAAGATTAAAGGTGTTCTTGATGAATACATCAAACCTGCAGTAGAAATGGATGGAGGTGCTATCAAATTCCATTCTTTTGATGAAGAATCTGGTGTAGTAAAAGTATTGTTACAAGGTGCTTGTAGCGGTTGTCCATCATCAACATTTACTTTAAAAATGAGTATTGAAAACCTTCTTAAAAGAATGGTTCCTCAGGTAACTGAAGTAGTTGCAGAGGGTGTTTAA